ATCTTCCCTCTCTTAGTTTTTTACGAAATTTTATTGATCGAAATGAGTCAATATCCATATATGTATCAATTTCGTCACGCACCTTAAAAAATGGATCGAAAAACCTGTGTGATTTTGTTCTTGAGGAAATGTGATAAGTCTTTTTACCTTTTATTGTGATTATTTTCTCTACTGTTAAAATCGTTTTTCCCGCAGGAATAAATTCATATCCGATACTGAACGTAAGTTTTTCTCCCACCTTAAACGCTTTATTTTCTTTGCTCGCCGATGACTTTTCCTCAACATCGTTCCCTGATAATTGAAAAGAAAACATAAATAACAGTATCAGATTGAGAAGCATCTTACTTGTCCCAACGCTCTTTATCAGCAATAATCATTTCTGCGTGCTTAAAATACCTGAGCATCACATAATACGATTCCATTGAAGCTATTGTTAAACCTGCGAGACCATCCAAAAAACCTAATTTTAAAAAATATAGTTTTTTAAATCTCCAGATTGAACCGAAAATCGACTTAATCAAATTTGGTTTTATACCTTTGGAATAAAGCTCCTCAGCGGCGATTGTGGAATACCTGTTAATCCGTTCCAACTGATCTTCTACATTCTGATATGTGTAATGATAAAGATCTCCCTTAAGTTTTTTCGCCGCACCTTTGTAAATTAATTTTTCGTGTAACTCGCTTTCGTTCCAGGATGCCTTATGTTTATTAAATAACCGCTCCTTATAATCAGGATACCAGCCTGAATGCGTTATCCATCTGTTCATATAGTAAACTTTTCGGGGAACGGCATAGACATCAGATTCTGTACCTTCATTCTTGATATTCAGCAGCTCACTTTTAAGTTCGCCTGATACCTCCTCATCGGCGTCAATAAAGAATATCCAGTCATTATTTGCCTGCTCAACCGACCATTTTCGTTGCTTACCAAAACCCTGCCATTCTTTCTGAAGAAAGGTCACGTCGAACTCTTTGCAGATATCAGGAGTGCCGTCACTGCTGAATGAATCGACAACTATAATTTCGTCTGACCAGTCAAGGCTATTTAATGTCTTTCGAATAGTCCTCTCAGCGTTATAGCAAATCATAAGAGTCGAAATTTTCAATTATTATCCGCTATATTTTTTGATTCAATTAACAACATTGGAAATATACGTTCTATTTCCCCCTTTATCTCATTAAACACATCTTCAAATATGTCTATTCCATCACCATAAGGATCATAAATATCACGTTCATTTCCTTCACCGTATCCCGTAAGAGTAAATATTTTTTGCGATTGTTCCGAGTAAACCGATTGAAGATAACTCATTTGTTCGATTTCCATAGTCAGGACTAAATCCGCCTCAAATATAAGGCCTCCATCCACTTTACTTGACCGATGAGAATTTACGTCAAGTCCGTTTTTTGAACATATTTTAATCGTATTCACCGCCGCTTTCGCGCCAGAAAGCCTTGTCAAACCGGCAGACTTGCTGTTGATATCCTTATTTCCGTTTTCTGTTAACATATTATCAAACAGCGCCTTTGCCATTACGCTCCGGACAAGATTTCCCATACAAATAAATGCTACGCTATACATTTTTTAATTTACCATAAAATTTGTCGAATATATCATCAGCTATGATTTTCCCCTGTCTCAAAATTTTTATATCGTCACCATTCGTTTGTACTACAGTAGAACCTCCACTGTTTGGAGATTTGCCGCCGTCAATCAGAAGATGAATCTTTCCCGAAAAGTAATTCATAACCTCATCGGCATTCCTTGCCGGAATTCCGCCGGATAAGTTTACGCTTGTCGTGGTTATCGGTTTCCCGTATTGCTCCACCAACTCATTACAAAATTCATTGCGTGGTATCCTGATACCAACCGTATCTCCTGATATAAACTTAGAATTAGCCGGTCTCTTCAAAACTATCGTGAGCTCTCCCGGAAGAAATTCATCAATGAGATTTTTCTCTCCTTTCGATAAATCGGTAAAGATATTATAGAGCATTTCTATTCCGGAGAGCATTATGCTTATCGACTTATCCCCGGTTCTTTCCTTTACGTCCTGCAGATTTTGCATAGCATCCCGGTCATCAGCATCCACTCCCAATCCATACAGCGTATCTGTCGGATATGCTATGATACCGCCTTCAGCCAGAATCACAGATGCCTCTATAATAGCATGCTCCATAGAATCTTTGTCGTTTATTTTAATTATTTTAGTTTGAGTCATCAGATTCAGCGTAAAGTTCGTTCTTCCAATTCAATTCGGCTTTTTGCTGCGCTGTAAACCTCTTCTGCGCTAATATCCAGCATACATTCAAACGTACCAATCGGGCATTTCGTTCCGCCGTGTATTGCGCATGGTCGGCAGGGCAATTCCCTTTCCACCACGATATCATCCTTATCATAGGGATAGAATCCGTACTTTGGGGCAGTTGCACCAAAAATCGCCACAACCGGAGTATCAACACCTACGGCGAAATGCATTGGAGCGCTGTCATTTGTTACTAACAAATCACATTTCTTCAGTAGCGCCGCTGATTCCATCAGTGTCAATTTACCGGCTAAATCAATTGTTCCATCGAAATCTGTGCCCTTCAGCAACGAAATATCGTCTTTCCCTCCGATTAATATTACATTGGCGCCGTTTTTAATAAATTTCCGGGCAAGTTCTTCATATTTATCAATAGGCCAGCGCTTTGTATTCCAAATTGAACCGGGCGCTATTGCGACAAGCGGTTTGTCTGAGCTGATTCCGTTCTCGGTTAGTGTATTTTCTGCTTTTCGGACATCTCCAACGGCAGGATAAAGACGCGGATACCCTTTGACAGGGAAATCAATTATAGAATCCAGCAATTTCAGATTCCTATCTACTTCGTGTATATTATCTTCATACTTTACAATTTCGGTAAGCAGGAATGAACCGGCGCTCCTATCAAACCCTATTCGGCTGGGAATTCCGGAAAGTCTCACAAGAGCCGCGCTCCGAATTGACCTGTGCGGCACTATCGCTATATCATACGCTCCTGTTTCAATCCGCCGAACCATATTGAAAAACCCTCGGAATCCGCTATCTCCGTCCCTTTTATCATATTCAATAACTTCCGATATATTCGGATTGTTTTTAACAAGGCTTGCCGCTTGAGGGATAGTCAGGAAATCAATTTCCCATGAAGGATGAGCCTTTTTAATTTCCTCAGCTATAGGGGTTGCGAGAACTACATCCCCTAAGAACGCAGTCTGAAGAATAAGCAAGCGCTTCTTTTCCTGTTCTCCTTCGGGGCGAGTCTTCCATCTCCTGTGAAACCAGAGCCATTGACCGGGGTTTTTTCTTATATGTTCCTCAAGCCGCGATGCGATAGTCTGAGAGATTTTCCTGATGTTTTCTTCAGTCACGGATAAACCTGATTCAATCAGTATCGGGTCTATTTCCGCCTCATAACTTCCGTCTTCGAGTCGCCGCGAAAACAGCATTACTATAGGGAAGCCTGATTTCAGAGCAAGATAGGCCGCTCCTTTAGGCATTGATGCTTTCCTGCCGAAAAAATCAACAAATACCCCGCTTTTACCGGAATCCTGGTCTGTGGCTATGCCAAGACTTGTTCCATCTTTCAATAATTTTAGTAACCGTGTAGAAGGTTCGGACGTATAGAAAATTTTCTGCGATAATGAGCGGCGAAGACCTTCAAATAGTTTGTCTGAATATTTGTTGCTCATATGGTCGGCAATTCCTGTAAAGACAATTCCACTTTGTGCGATGGCTCCTCCGAGTAATTCCCAATTTCCCGCGTGACCGGACGCTATTATAGCCGCATTGTTTTTTTCTTTCAGTTTTTCCATCATTTCACTGCCACTAAATTTTACTCTTTTAACAGCTCCGGAATTACGCAATTTTTTCTGACGCAGCAATTCTACGCCGACGATAGCAAAGTTTTCATACGCGCCCTCAAGAATGGCATAGAGTTCCTCGGAAGATTTTTCAGGAAATGACTCCTTTAAATTTCTGAGCGCTACCCTTCTTCTATAGCGAATCAGTTTAAACATAATCCATTTTACAAAATGAGAAAATCGCCTTGCGGAGCTTTCGGAGAGCAATCCTACTGTGAAATAGACCATAAGCAACAATAAATATTCGATATAATGTTTCATGATTCGAGTGGAAATGTTATTAGAATATGCCCCTAAAAGCAAGGAAATTAAGGGTATAAGAGATTTCCTATAAGAATGAAAAGCCTTTTTTTAAGATGCCCTAAATACCATCCAACAGCTGAGTGAGAATTTCTTCCGCACGGCTTTGATGCTCTTCGGGTACAAATATCACCGACGTTCCGCCAATACTTCCGGCTCCCCCTGTCAGGTAGGCAGTGCTGACAGCGTCTGATTTTGTGTAATTCGGAATTTCTTCTTTGTCAAAAATCTCCGTAACCATTTCAGCGTA
This genomic interval from Candidatus Neomarinimicrobiota bacterium contains the following:
- a CDS encoding glycosyltransferase family 2 protein is translated as MKISTLMICYNAERTIRKTLNSLDWSDEIIVVDSFSSDGTPDICKEFDVTFLQKEWQGFGKQRKWSVEQANNDWIFFIDADEEVSGELKSELLNIKNEGTESDVYAVPRKVYYMNRWITHSGWYPDYKERLFNKHKASWNESELHEKLIYKGAAKKLKGDLYHYTYQNVEDQLERINRYSTIAAEELYSKGIKPNLIKSIFGSIWRFKKLYFLKLGFLDGLAGLTIASMESYYVMLRYFKHAEMIIADKERWDK
- a CDS encoding threonylcarbamoyl-AMP synthase, whose amino-acid sequence is MTQTKIIKINDKDSMEHAIIEASVILAEGGIIAYPTDTLYGLGVDADDRDAMQNLQDVKERTGDKSISIMLSGIEMLYNIFTDLSKGEKNLIDEFLPGELTIVLKRPANSKFISGDTVGIRIPRNEFCNELVEQYGKPITTTSVNLSGGIPARNADEVMNYFSGKIHLLIDGGKSPNSGGSTVVQTNGDDIKILRQGKIIADDIFDKFYGKLKNV
- the waaF gene encoding lipopolysaccharide heptosyltransferase II, translating into MKHYIEYLLLLMVYFTVGLLSESSARRFSHFVKWIMFKLIRYRRRVALRNLKESFPEKSSEELYAILEGAYENFAIVGVELLRQKKLRNSGAVKRVKFSGSEMMEKLKEKNNAAIIASGHAGNWELLGGAIAQSGIVFTGIADHMSNKYSDKLFEGLRRSLSQKIFYTSEPSTRLLKLLKDGTSLGIATDQDSGKSGVFVDFFGRKASMPKGAAYLALKSGFPIVMLFSRRLEDGSYEAEIDPILIESGLSVTEENIRKISQTIASRLEEHIRKNPGQWLWFHRRWKTRPEGEQEKKRLLILQTAFLGDVVLATPIAEEIKKAHPSWEIDFLTIPQAASLVKNNPNISEVIEYDKRDGDSGFRGFFNMVRRIETGAYDIAIVPHRSIRSAALVRLSGIPSRIGFDRSAGSFLLTEIVKYEDNIHEVDRNLKLLDSIIDFPVKGYPRLYPAVGDVRKAENTLTENGISSDKPLVAIAPGSIWNTKRWPIDKYEELARKFIKNGANVILIGGKDDISLLKGTDFDGTIDLAGKLTLMESAALLKKCDLLVTNDSAPMHFAVGVDTPVVAIFGATAPKYGFYPYDKDDIVVERELPCRPCAIHGGTKCPIGTFECMLDISAEEVYSAAKSRIELEERTLR
- a CDS encoding DUF2007 domain-containing protein; the protein is MSFCPSCKAEYIKSVNSCPDCGESLVEHLPHSAKLQEMNWIPLHSVPGKAYAEMVTEIFDKEEIPNYTKSDAVSTAYLTGGAGSIGGTSVIFVPEEHQSRAEEILTQLLDGI